AAGCCACCATCTGAGAGAGCTCTTCTTCATTCCactgccctcccttccctccaccctaTCCTGGGCACTCAGCTAAATCTGCCCACCCCTACTCCCACGATGAGTGCCTGGTCACCCATGCTCAGTTCACAACAATCTGAAAACTGATGTCAGTTTCCAAAGTTGTAGAATCTTCCTTTGTCCATCAGGTTTTGGAGAATTTGGCCAATCTTCCACTCTGTGGATTGTGAATTACCTAGCGACCAAtgattttttctttccctcttcaccTCCTCTTGCCACATCGTTGTTAGTACAACAATTCCCCAAAGTGGAAGGAGACAAACTTGTACCTTTGGCCTCATTTTTAGAAACGATGGTGTAAAATTTCTCTAGGAAGCTGGATGAAACTAAGAAGCCATATGTTATTGGATGGAGGAATTGTTTGGTTCAAATTGTCTTTCCTCCTCTATATTCCGGGAAAATATAAATTGGTTGTGGCAGTTAGAAAGGATCCTGTTGTTGGTATGACTGCTTTGCCAAAATCCTTATAAAAAATTAGGACACTAGAGTGTTATGAAAATGAAGGGACCCTGCACCACCTTCTAAAGATGATCAGTGGGAACTCGAGCCCTGCTGATGTGTCTGAGCACCGAGTTCATCATGGGTGGGGGTGGAATGTGGTAAAGGAGAAGGAGTAATCTTTAACAGAGCCATTAACTGCCCTTTTCACCCTCTTTTCAGAAGTGGACTCTATAAAGAACCCTCTTGTCCTCTGGCTCGTAGATCCCCACAATTAACTTGACCCCCATCCTGCTCATACACATGCAATGAAACACACTTTAGCTCTGTATAGGACAATATGTTTATAGCGGCTAATGTAAACTTGCAAGTAGCTCTGTGGTATTGTTTAACTGTGTCCTGTATTTCTTGCCACTAGATAATTAGGTAAAGTGGCTTGATCAGATCTGAGTTAGATTTTTTGgctagaatattttatttttcataaggaGGCACACAACTTCTGGTTGTCTCTCTTTTGTGAGTTAGCAGCCATTGATGATCAATGCCTAAATGATTATTAATTAACGATTAAGGGTTGTGAAATGCAACACTACATTTCTTAATTTGTAAAAATAGTACCATTAATTTCTGATATTAGAGATATTAAGCTTCTTATTGAGATTAAATGGATAATGATAGCTACTTTGTTGAGCTACTTTTTGGGGGGTGCTATATATACTTGTGTGGGGTAGATACCAATACCATACCCTTTAAACAAGTAATAAAAACTAAGATGcataagtaacttgtccaagtgCATACTGATAAAAGTTGTGGAAGAAaggtcaggattcaaacccacgtCCATTTAACTACAAAGCTTATATTCTTCCACTGCTTccctaaaacatttatttattgcgGGACTGCTTCTGAGCAAGGCGTTTGCCCTTAACACTTTAAATTAATTACTGAACTCTCTCAACAGTACTTTGGTATTGGTGTTATTGCCCACtatgtgtatttgttttgttgttgttaatagaggtactgggcaTTTAACACAGGACCACATGCCtgttaagcatgtactctaccactaagctataccgcCACCCCTCTAACCCCCTTTGTaatgataaagaaactgaggttcatagAGGTTAGGTAACTTCACCAAGGCCAAACAGCTTTGGAGTAAGGAAAGGAATGGTTTAAGCGTTCCTAAGCGATATTACTCGTCCGTGTAGCATGCACGTTTGGCTTCCCATCGCTGTAATCTTTGAGAATTAGAGTGCAATGCACGTACCTACTGCTACTTTGGGAGCGAGTACTCCGCATGAGAGGGTATGACTGTCGCTGCACTAGAGCTGAGATTAGTCCCCATGCATGTGCAGAAGTACAAGGGTGACGGGCAGCGGTGCGTCGGTTTCCCAAGGCTCGCCGAGACACagcggtgcgcatgcgcacagaaGCCCTGTGAAGGGGCGGGACTAGCGACACCTGAGAGGTCATCCCGCCTCTAGAGGGTGCCAAGCGAGCGTGGCCAGGGTCCCAAGCCGGCAGCACGCTCTTGAGAGTCCACCAGTGCTGGGAATATTGGGATCCGGTGGGAAGCAGCTTCTTCAGGTTAGAGGTTCCGGATCTCTGTAGGCAGGTACGCAGGGGAGTCAGTGGGAAAAGCCGATCCCGGGCAGGTGACCCGTCCAGACAGCTGCCAACCAACCCCTGGGAGCCAAACCAACTCCCTTTCTACAGCTGAGGTAACGCGAGAACGGGTGGGGTCTGGCTTCGGGGCGGAAGCGAGGGGAGGTCCTGGGTTGTGGGCGGGGTTGGAGGCGGGGAGATCTGGCAGGGGATGCGCGGTCACCCTGGGCCCACCCCCGCTTCCTGGTCAGCGTCCTGCCCACCCGGGTGTCGCTCCCTGCCGACACCTTGCATTTGGGAACACGGATTCCCGTCTCTGTGGGAGgaaccttccctccctcctccaccctcggCTTTCCCCCGCAGGTGAGGCCTCCATGGAGGGGTTCCTGGCCCAGCTGTGCGGCACCAGCGAGTTGCAGCCGCTCCCAGTGTGGGAGGGGGACACCACCGGCCACTGCTTCACCCAGCTGGTGCTCAGCGCCCTGCCCCACGCGCTCCTCGCCGTACTCAGTGCCTGCTACTGGGGCAGCCCGAGGTGGGTAGAGACGGGTGCAAGACATCTGTCCTTGTGAGCTTGCAGACCTCACTGGAAACCCCACACCTCCGTGGCAGTGTAACCAGAATACTGAGGTCTCTGGAGTAGGGCAAAAGTAGAATAAAATCTGAGCATTACCACTTTGCAGCAGTGTGGCTGTTTGGGGGCAAATTACGtatcttccctgagcctcagcgtTGTTGGGAAATTTAGACAGTACATTTTGGCGCCGCGCCTGGCACGTTCTTAAAGACCCAATGAGCGGTAGAAAGCATCCCTTTTGTAGATTTTCAGATGCCCAAACACAGTTGTCATGAATTGGAGGCAAAATTGGGTGAAAAGGTTAACGTGCTGAAGTTGTTGGACCCGTTTCTCACCACTTACATCTATGACACCTCTGTGTTTCTAGGCTAAGAAAAGCATATGTACTCAGGAAACAGCTGGTAGAAGAGAAGAGCAAAATCAGAATCttaatttttcttgaatttggggCTGTAAGGTACAGGTGCTAAACTCACCTTGATTTTGCATTTAGTTTCTGTATGGCTAGATATGTCTAAAGTTAGTCTCACTCTGGCTGCTGACAAGGCAGGAGGAAAGTCTAGTCTGTCTTTGGGAGTCCCTAGTGTAATGGGCAGAAAGTATCCCATTCTAAGATGACAGAGGGATGACAGATCCTTTCCTTGGGTAAGAGAAGCTTCAGATCTGCTTGGTCTGGGAGGAATCCTGATTTGTCTCTTATTCAGAAAGAGACAAAAGTCTGGAGAGGGTCGGTTAGTCAGTTAGCATAGAGTGAGACTGACTCACTCAGACCAAGTATCTATGCCCAGAggaataccttttaaaaattggcaTAGTCCTTTAGGAACTCACAGTGAAAGGAGAAGGCAAGAAAGACCATCGTGTAATTAATAGAAAGTGTGGTTATCTCACTTCACTTAACAGAATTTTATGCATTGTTGAAAAGGATCAGAGAAATCCAGGATCTCAGACAGGAAAGGACTTCAGAGGGTTTTGGGTCCAGACTTCTCACTGGTCACTGTGCTGAGGAAAATGACatgcagagagggaaagaggctTGCTTAAGCTCATAAGACTAGTTGATGGTCAACTTGGGGCCAGTGTACCAGCCTCCAAGGGATCGATGTTTCCCCACATCTTAGGAAATAGAGGTATTAAAGGTTGACTTTAATCCAAATATAAACCCCTCCATATAACTGTGATCACTGGACTATTTTAAGGAAACCCAAAACATTTTAATCTGCAATTAAATTTTTCAGTAACCCAGCCTTGCCAACAACAGGGGGAGTacagatttatatatttttatatgaatttctgtttatATGACACTTCAAGGTGTTTTAATATGTAATGGTGCAGGCATGTTTTCCTGTACTTGATGTTTAATACAGGCAGGTCACCCTTTTGTttactaaaaatgttttttgcaAGCCATGAAGATACAGACAAAACTAAAAAGAGGTTTTTCTTCAGCTAATGGAGTCACAAAAATGATCCATAGCATCTTCTACAACCATTAGAAAGCCAGAGAGTAGAAAATTCTGAGGCTTCAGAAAATTTAGGCTATAGTATTAGAGTATAGAAGCtgtatgtaagtcaaattttTATTCATCTAATAGTGCTTCAGGTGAATTTAAGGGTTAATTTAGGTAGATACTTTTGTAATAGTGAATACTCATCCCTTAGTGATTATCTGTAGAaaaattaaggattttttttttttttgcaattagtCTTCATGTTTAGTACAACCTtatcttgaaatttttaatttctgtggCAAACAATGATCAGAAGTGGTTTAGGTAGATTAGAAAATGGATTAGGTTAATCCAGGAAGATTTCCTGGGAGAAGAGGCCCTGGGTTCCAGGGCAAAATGGGATGGAAATAATGTACAAGGCAGGAAAGGGATTCCGTCTAGTTAAGTGAGTTACTGGAGATCTGTCTGGGCCCTGAGTCAGCCCTGATgtgcctccttttctcttttccccttgtCCGCAGGAATCCAGATTACATCCCACACTGCAGTCCCGGCTGGCGCCTCCGACTCACAGCCTCCTTCCTACTCTTTATCTTTCCACTACTAGACCTCCTTCCAGTGGCTTTGCCACCAGGGGCAGAACCAGGGCCCATAGGGCTAGAGGTGCTGGGAGGGACTGTGGCAGCTGTGGCCTGGATCAGCCACAGCCTGGCTCTGTGGGTGTTGGCTCATTCCCCTCATGGTTGCTCCCGGGGGCCCTTGGCCTTGGCTCTGGCTGCCTTCCTGCCAGCCCCAGCCCTAGTGCTGACCCTGCTATGGCACTGCCAGCGAGGCTCACTTCTGCCCCCACTTCTCCCAGGGCCCCTCTCCCGCCTATGCCTCCTCATCCTTCAGCTGGCTGCACTCTTGGCCTATGGACTTGGTTGGGCAGTCCCCAGGAGGCCACGGGAACCCTGGGCTCATGAGCCCCTCCTGTCCGAGGGCCAGGAACCTGAGGTAGCTGAAGATGGTGAGAGTTGGCTGTCACGATTTTCCTATGCCTGGCTGGCACCATTGCTGGCCCGCGGAGCCCGTGGGGAGCTCCAGCAGCCCCAGGACATTTGCCACCTCCCCCGCAGGCTGCACCCCACCTACCTTGCCCATGTCTTCCAGGCACACTGGCAGGAGGGGGCCCGGCTGTGGAAGGCCCTGTATGGGGCCTTTGGGCAGTGCTACCTGGCACTTGGACTGCTGAAGCTGGTGGGGACCATGCTGGGATTCTCGGGGCCCTTGTTGCTGTCCCTCCTGGTGGGCTTCTTGGAAGAGGGCCGGGAGCCACTAAGCAATGGCCTGCTCTATGCCCTGGGGCTAGCCGGTGGGGGTGTTCTGGGTGCTGTGCTGCAGAATCAGTATGGGTATGAGGTACGGAAGGTCACACTGCAGGCACGGGGGGCTGTACTGAACATCCTGTACCGAAAGGCTCTACAGCTGGGGCCCAGACGCCCTCCTGCCGGGGAGGTCCTGAACCTCCTGGGCACTGACTCTGAGCGGCTGCTCAACTTCGCCGGGAGCTTCCACGAGGCCTGGGGCCTGCCCCTGCAGCTGGCTGTCACCCTCTACCTGCTGTACCAGCAGGTGGGTGTGGCCTTCGTGGGGGGGCTGATCCTGGCACTGCTGCTGGTACCTGTCAACAAAGTGATTGCCACCCGCATCATGGCCAGCAACCAGGAGATGCTCCAGCACAAGGATGCACGGGTTAAGGTGAGGGGCTGCTCGGGGTCCCTCAGCCATCCAGAGACCCCCACCCAGCATCCTAGTACCCAGGTCGTCCCATGCACCATACGTGAGGAAGTGAACATGATAGAAGTTAAGAGCTGAGAttggagaaagacagacagaggtTCACATCCCAACTCTACCACTTGTTAGTTTAATCACCtcagacaagtcacttaacctctttagGGCTccatttactcatctgtaaaatgaggataataatagcttGCCTCATAGCATTGTTGCAGGATTGTATGAGATAACACGTGGTACAGTGCAATCACAAAGTAAGCACTAAATAAATGTGGCCTGTTAGTAATATTATTACTagtataataataattactaataatagtaataataattagtaGTATTAACTCAGGCAGCCTTAAGCAGTAACCTTAGGAGGCAGGAAATAACCTGTCTGGGGCCGAATGAGTGTTTAGTGTTGGAGCCAGGACCCAAGTCTCCCACCTCCTCATCTAGGGCACAGGCTACCCCACAGCCATGTTTGGAGAGGCCTGGGAGCTACCTCTTCAGGGTGGGCTGTGGGGAAAGGAGCAAGTCACTCTCCTGCCTGGGCTGCCTTTAGGTGTTGGTGGTCTGAGTCAGTTCTGGGTTTTGCAATGATTGTGGTACGTTTACAGAGGGGATTGTGGGCCTGGGGGTCCATATCTCATAGTTGTCAGCCTCTCACTAGAATATCTCTGAGTGCTAACAGGGAAGGGCATATCTCTGATAGCTGGTTATGGTGTGAAGCCTTTTTCCCTACCCATGACACCTATAGACTAGTCTCCAGGACCACCTGGGAAGGCTCCTAGTGCCTCCCTGGCCTGCAGGCTGGGGATATTTGACTGTTAGGATCCCAGGAGTTCCTGTGGTCCTTGCCTAACTTGCCTGGGTCTGTCGGCCTGCCTGACCCTGGGCTGTGGTTGGGCCTCCTACACCTGTATACTCCTACAGGAATAGTTCCCATACCACCCAAGCCATGGGCCAGACTGGCGACCAGTCCCTGAAGCCCAGGTCTTCTGGCTTTGGGAATAGTCCTTAGCCCCTTGTCTAATGGAAGGAGTGCTTCTACTCCAGTGTGGTGACCCCCTGTACTTTCCACCACTTTACCTCTAGGAAGGTGAGGGTATTCCAGCTCCAGCCTGTCTCTAGCTAGAGCATATGAGGGCTCAGAGGACTTGACATCCTCTGCCAGGATGCTGGGGAAGACTGGGCAGAGGAGAGCACACATGAGCAGTGACTCCACCTCGCACTGCTCTCTTGTCCCTCTCCCTAGCTCGTGACAGAGCTGCTGAGTGGCATCCGTGTCATCAAGTTCTTCGGATGGGAGCAGGCGCTGGGGGCCCGCGTAGAGGCCTGCCGAACTCGAGAGCTGGGGCGACTCAGGGTCATCAAGTACCTGGACGCGGCCTGTGTGTACCTGTGGGCTGCCCTGCCGGTCGTCATcgccatcatcatcttcatcacctATGTCCTCATGGGGCACCAGCTCACGGCCACCAAGGTGAGGCCCAGGATAGGAGGGGACGGCGGTAGGGAGGCGTAGGAGGGAGGCAGCAGCATGGAGACCACAGTGGAGTGGGGAGGTGGGCTAGCTGCCTTATCCTTTCCCAACCCAGGAGAAATCCTCTGAAGGGACCTTTTGTCTGGGACCTCGGATATCTAACCCTTCCCTCTGCAAAGgaattccttttttcctctcctacTTCTGGTGAGGCCCAGGCTCTGTGTTAGGTCCCTTTATCCCCAGTCTGATGGCCTGGAGGAAAAAATTCACAATCCAGTGCTAGGCAGATGCAGTGTAGCCGGGTGACGTTGCTACTTAGAAATTCTGAGAAGGCCTCGGAGTGAGCTAGGCCTGTGTGCTTATCAAGGAACAACCTGGATCCCTGGAGGAACATCTAGAATGTCTAGGATTCTTGGAGTGGCCACTTCTGCCACCTTTAAGCCAAGGATTGTCTAGCCAACCCCTCAGTTCTGCTGCTGTGTTCTCCCCTCCACAGACCTGTCCACAGGGCCACACATAGCGCAGGCCTCTAGATAAGCGTTGGGTGATGCTTCAACCCTTCCCCCAAACTTCCACCCAACTTAGGTGTTCACGGCCCTGGCACTGGTGCGCATGCTCATTCTGCCCCTCAACAACTTCCCTTGGGTAATCAACGGCCTCCTGGAAGCCAAAGTGTCCCTGGACCGGATCCAGCGTTTCCTCGACCTTCCCGACCACAACCCCCAGGCCTACTACAGCCCAGGTAAGGCAAGCTGGAGGGCAGAACCTAGCACAGGAGAGGAGGGAGCCCCTTGGTTGCTGTACAGGAGGAGCAAGAGGCAGCAGAATCTAGAGAGAGCAGGTGGCCACATCCTGGGGGAGAATCTGCAGACAAAGACTGCGACTGAATTAGCCCTGGGCAGGTAGATATGGGACAGGCAAGCCAAGGACTTGCCCCTGGTTTACCCACACCAAGCAGGTAGGTTGTGGATTAGAAGCCCAAGTTGAGTGGCTTCTTTTCTGTTCAGATCCCCCCATAGAGCCGTCCACAGCCTTGGAGCTGCATGAAGCCCTGTTCTCTTGGGACCCAGCTGGAACCAGCCAGGAGACCTTCATCAGTCACCTCGAAGTGAAGAAGGTTCGTTGGTCCAATGCCCTAGGAGAGTTCCCAGACTAATGAGGGACTTGAAAACTCAGTGACCGATAAACAAGAATGGAGCCCATCATAGCTAGATGGCCCTATGGCTCTATTACTGAGGGAAGGACTGGAGAGGTTTGGGTGAGCAGGTTCTAATCGGAGAGTAGATGACACCTCATTTCTGAATGTTATTTTTCCTAAACACAGCTACTTCAGAGCAGTCACATCTCTCCCTGGTCTCTAGACTGCTCACATCCACCCAGTCCAGACCAGCAGTTGCCTTTGTCTCTCCATGTCCCTCAGGGACTGTCAAGTTCAGAACAGACCCAGAGCTTACCCAGCACCTCCCATGGGCTGAGGACCTGCGGGagagccccagcagcccctgttCAGAAGGACTTTGCAAATGGGATAGATAATCTCTATTTCATCTGGTGAAAAGGAATCGCACCCTGTGACTCATACTGTGGCATACATTGTCAAAGAAGCACTTGAAAGAACATTCCTGGCAGGACAGCGACTCCTATTCACTGAGTCCTGAGTTTTTACTCTCTCCTGACCTGTGTCCAACCCTTTGCCCCACCGTTCAACCCAGCATTCTCCAGTTGTGCCTGAACTGCCTCTACCACATTTGGCTCACGTTTCTGGCTTGGACtgaatgttttgtttttcctcttagtTCAGGCAAGACAAGGCTGGAATTTTTCGAAGGAATTTTACTAATGTGTCAGTTGGGGCTTTTTTGGATATAAGTCATAGAAACCCACTGGAGCTAGCTTAAGCCAACAAGAATTTGTAAGAAGGATATAGAGATGAATTGCAGAATCCACAGGCAAGCACGTGGGCAGATCTCAGCAGCAGCCCGGAGCCAGGCCTCGACTCGCCGAGCTGCTCCTTCcgtctgcttctctctctgtatCTGCCTCATTCTTCTGTCTCTGTAGACCTGCTCTTCACTGAGGAGAAGATGGGCTTGCAGGAAGCCCTTCCACTTACAGGCCGCAGCCAGAAAGAGGGAGGCTTCCCAGAGAAGGGTCTCAGATTGGTCTGGTGCCCACTTGTAGACAGGTCGACCCTGGCTGGCAGGATTGGGGCATCACAGTCAGAGCTGCTGGGAGCCCACCTGTTTCTagagaaggaatttttttccttcatgtacGGAGAGGTAGTTCCATGAAAGCATGTTATAACTAAGCAATGAAAGgagcacagaaaattttaaactgcaaatcacAGAAATGGGCATCTGTGTAAAACATAGCGTTTTGCCCAGAGCTATCGGAAGTCTAGCTGCAGGTAGACTTAGCCAGCCCAGCATCCAAGCCCCGAAGCCTGgagtccttccctccttcctcccctttctggaactcctgcctcagggctttcGTTTGAAGTTCTCAGGCGGTTTTCCTCCAGTGCCCCCAGGCACACAGCTCCTCTCCAGAGGGCCTCACACAATGAAACTGATGCTCCTCTGAGTGGAGAATAAAACACCCTGTTCCTCTGGGCCCAGCACCGCATCAGTCCATGAGGCACAGCTCAGCCTGTGGGGGTGGAGAATTATTTCCCTCCAGGATAACTGGGGCCTAGAGGCAAGCATCTGTGGGATGACTGGCAGCTCAAGAGGGAGACCTGATGCTTACTTGTGTGGCTTTCTTGCAGGGCATGCTGGTGGGCATCGTGGGGAAGGTGGGCTGCGGAAAGAGCTCACTGCTGGCTGCCATCGCTGGGGAGCTCCACAGGTCAGTGACTTCCAACACCCCCTGCCCTCAGCTCTGCCCTTCGCCACACTTACCTGGCCCCTGCTACATGGCAGACACTTTTTTAAGGGGCCAGAGATGCCAAGATGAGCAAGACATGGCCCTTTCCTTGGGAGAGTTTTCATTCTGGAATGGGGAAGGCAGTCAGGAAAGTGAGTTATCATAATCATCACACCAGAGTGTTAGGAGTGCTATACTAGTGAGTGAAGAAATAAATGGATACATCCAGCATCAGCCACTCTTTCCGAAAACGTGCTTGTGCGGGGAAGGGATCCAGAGAGGTGTGGAGGAGGGCCTTTTTATTTTAAGGTGAGAGTGAATGAGCATGGTAGTGTCTACACTCTCTTTTGAGCACGTGGACATATGACACCTGCTTGGCTGCAGCCAAAGAGCAGTTTCTTCCCTTCCTAGTCTGGAGTGAGCTTGCAGCCTCTCTAGGACCCCTTGACCTCCATGGCTGTCATGTGACATGAAGGGGGACCCTATGTAGAGGACAGCTATCTGGAGGGGCTTCTGGGAGGCAggtgctgggcagggaggggactaGCAGCGAGCCAGCACCCCCATACTGCTGGTCTGGTTCTCTGCAGGCTACGTGGGCGGATGGCAGTGTGGGGACTGTCCAAAGGCTTTGGCCTGGCCACCCAGGAACCCTGGATCCAGTTTGCCACCATCCGAGACAACATTCTCTTTGGGAAGACATTTGACGCCCGGCTATACAAGGAAGTGCTGGACGCCTGTGCCCTCAATGATGACCTCAGTGTGAGTACCTGGCCACCCGcttctccacatcccagccatcGCAGGTCACAGACTTGCTCCTCTGGGAAGGGGTTGCTTTTTACTCAGGCATCATTTACCCAGGACTGGCCACCAGGCTTTGGTCCTCCCAGAGTGTCCAGCTTCTGCACAGGACCTGTAGGGGTGGTGGTGTCTTGGTGCTCCACACAGCAGCTGGAGGAACCCTGGGCCTCTGGGACTAGTGTGGGTTTCCTATGAAGCTTAACTCTGTAGGTCTGGCTAGTGGTTCTGATTCAAGAggccttccccacctcccaccaggaGAGTCAAGGTTATTCTAGAGAAGCCTGGCAAGCCCATTAGATCCCCCACATCCAGAGTGCTTATTTCAGAGGGATGAGAGTCCAGATTTCTCCTGTGACTTTCCCACCCAACCCCAGTGTCCCCTGCGGGACTGTCATCAGCACTACCCTATCCAGGTAAATGTGGAACTTCTTGGAAAGGAAGACCTTTGACTGACCATGGGGCATCCTGTGTCCATTTATCATTTGTTTCTGTATCAGGCATTTCCCAAATGTCTCCTAGTACAGGGAACTGTTCTAGGGACTAAGAAAAGAGATGAATCACAAAGCTTTCCCTTAGGGGAGTCACCATCTAGTGGACCACAGCTGCTTCCTCTGGTATGGGGACTCCTTAGCTGGGAAGACCACTCCTGAGGCCATAGGGAAGCTCAGAGTACCTTCCTTCTCTAAAAACCTATGAAAACTTTCACCTTGAATTTGCCCATCATAACCCTTACTTGTTAAAAAGGCAGGGTAGTGAGTGTGACGAGTGGTTAGGAATCTACATTTGTGCCCTGCTCTTTACTAGCTGTGGGCAAGGTACTTACTCTGAGCTTTGGTCTCATCtgtgaaaaggaaataatacCAACTTCATAAGGTTGTCACGTGGATGGGATGAGATGATGCCTGTAAAGTGCTCAGCACATGGGAAGTTTTCAACCAGTGCTTATTGTTGTTGGAATTATAGTTTGTCCCCTCTGGTTCACTCACCCCAAGTTCAAGTCACTCTCCTCCGGCTCCCTggctctctgctccctgctctcccATCTCTTCCCTGCAGAGGGATGGGAAATGAGGTAGGAGGTTTTGGGGAGCTCACTGACCAATACTGGGGGGCCTGTCCTATCAGATCCTGCCTGCTGGGGACCAGACAGAGGTGGGGGAGAAGGGCGTGACCCTCAGCGGGGGACAGCGGGCCCGGATCGCCCTTGCTCGTGCTGTCTACCAGGTAAGCTGAAGGTGGGGGAGCCTGGAGCTTCAGAAGCTTGGCTAAGAGGGGGGATGGGGATGTTTGCTTCCCTCCCTGCTCCGTGCTCCTTAGGTGTTGGTCCTTTGGCCATCCCATCCCCCTTTTGCAGATTCGAGACAGAATTAAAGGCCCTTGAAAAAGCGTTATGTGGCTTGAGGCACTGAGACCCAGCAAAGCTGAGCAGTGGCCCTGAGGCACTGGCCTTGCTTGACTGAAGAAAGCCCACTCTCTGGTCTCACCTCCTACTTCACTGCTGTAGGGGTAGCCCCCAGAGTTCCTCTCAACCATTTTTTCTGACAGCATCAAGATCAAGTCTAGGAGAGGTCTGGGTTCTGGCCAGAGGACTTGGTGCCCACAGTGCCCCGACCTCTCCCTAGGAGAAGGAGCTCTATCTCCTTGATgaccctctggctgctgtggaTGCAGACGTGGCCAACCACCTGCTGCATAGGTGCATCCTGGGAGTGCTGAGCCACACCACGCGGTTGCTGTGCACCCATCGCACTGAGTACCTGGAGAGGGCTGATGTGGTGCTGCTGATGGAGGCCGGGCGCCTTGTCCAAGCTGGTACTGTGGGCCACCTGGGCAGGAGCTATCTGCCTGAGTATGACAGGGGAAGAGGGTCAGATGGATTGTCAAGTGCAGACTCTGCTACCCGCTCTGTGTGTGGCCTGGGCCCCATCATCCTTCTGTCTAATGGGAGACCCTGTCCTGCCTTCACAGGACTGGTGCAAGGAACAGAGAACAGGAGGGAAAGGAGCTGGTGGATTTAGCGTACAGGCTTTGTGACTGGGGGCTTTGGGAACTTAGAGGCCCAGGATCTCTGAGAACAATCATGTCTCTGGAGAAGAGAAAGCAGTCAGGTTTAGAAcagtcattttatttaaaaaacaaacaaaatctctgATGGATTATTATCCAGAGGGACATGACCAGCTGCAGGTTCACTGGAGAGAAACAGGAGGACATGAGTCTCCATCAGACTATTAGGAGTCCTATGAGGCATGAGGAAGCCCTGCAGTAGTGAGAGGTGACTGGACAGGGTGCTCACAGGTGGCCATGACTCTCCTCCTAGGGCTGATCTCTCTATGCTGATTGGACTTCAGACATAGAGGGATGGACTTGATGGTCCTGCTCAGAGTCTGGGGGTCCATGGCAGAGCCCTGCCAGGGAAGGTCAGGGAGGAGGTCCAAAGAGGAAGGGAAGTGGATTAGCT
This genomic window from Camelus bactrianus isolate YW-2024 breed Bactrian camel chromosome 20, ASM4877302v1, whole genome shotgun sequence contains:
- the ABCC10 gene encoding ATP-binding cassette sub-family C member 10 isoform X3: MCLLFSFPLVRRNPDYIPHCSPGWRLRLTASFLLFIFPLLDLLPVALPPGAEPGPIGLEVLGGTVAAVAWISHSLALWVLAHSPHGCSRGPLALALAAFLPAPALVLTLLWHCQRGSLLPPLLPGPLSRLCLLILQLAALLAYGLGWAVPRRPREPWAHEPLLSEGQEPEVAEDGESWLSRFSYAWLAPLLARGARGELQQPQDICHLPRRLHPTYLAHVFQAHWQEGARLWKALYGAFGQCYLALGLLKLVGTMLGFSGPLLLSLLVGFLEEGREPLSNGLLYALGLAGGGVLGAVLQNQYGYEVRKVTLQARGAVLNILYRKALQLGPRRPPAGEVLNLLGTDSERLLNFAGSFHEAWGLPLQLAVTLYLLYQQVGVAFVGGLILALLLVPVNKVIATRIMASNQEMLQHKDARVKLVTELLSGIRVIKFFGWEQALGARVEACRTRELGRLRVIKYLDAACVYLWAALPVVIAIIIFITYVLMGHQLTATKVFTALALVRMLILPLNNFPWVINGLLEAKVSLDRIQRFLDLPDHNPQAYYSPGCGLEAQVEWLLFCSDPPIEPSTALELHEALFSWDPAGTSQETFISHLEVKKGMLVGIVGKVGCGKSSLLAAIAGELHRLRGRMAVWGLSKGFGLATQEPWIQFATIRDNILFGKTFDARLYKEVLDACALNDDLSILPAGDQTEVGEKGVTLSGGQRARIALARAVYQEKELYLLDDPLAAVDADVANHLLHRCILGVLSHTTRLLCTHRTEYLERADVVLLMEAGRLVQAGPPSEILPLVQAVPKAWAEDRQESDPATAESVQNPEKTKEVLEVEESTPGRLLQEESKKEGAVAFHVYQAYWRAMGRGLALAILFSLLLMQATRNAADWWLSHWIAQLKAAKNSSSEAPAPTSLGSSGLLSAQLLLFSPRSLYTSVFPLPKAALNGSSDIRFYLTVYATIAGVNSFCTLLRAVLFAAGTLQAAATLHRRLLHRVLMAPVTFFDSTPTGRVLNRFSSDVACADDSLPFILNILLANTAGLLGLLTVLGSGLPWLLLLLPPLSIIYYCMQRRYRASSRELRRLGSLTLSPLYTHLADTLAGLPVLRAAGASYRFEEENQRLLELNQRCQFAASATMQWLDIRLQLMGAAVVSAIAGIALVQHQQGLANPGLVGLSLSYALSLTGLLSGLVSSFTQTEAMLVSVERLEEYSCDLPQEPQGRQPQLGIGWLTRGSVEFQDVVLVYRPGLPNALDGVTFCVQPGEKLGIVGRTGSGKSSLLLVLFRLLEPSSGTVLLDGVDTSQLELAELRSQLAIIPQEPFLFSGTVRENLDPRGLYEDRALWQALEQCHLSEVIISLGGLDRELGEGGRSLSLGQRQLLCLARALLTDAKILCIDEATASVDQKTDQLLQQTICQRFANKTVLTIAHRLNTILNSDRVLVLQAGRVVELDSPAALSSRPHSLFQQLLQSSQQAARSSP